A single region of the Streptomyces sp. NBC_00425 genome encodes:
- a CDS encoding alpha/beta hydrolase family protein, producing the protein MTMQRRSFLTLSAAGAAGAGLSLLGTGQAGAVASAGAPTQRFAVGVRPYAWSRGSRRWTTYVYYPATGTPGGSPVTNAPVAQGVFPVCEFMHGFSSSPQNSLAIIRPLAEAGFVVPAPHFANLSGQDVYNGNQSKDVSEVITRTLALNTAGDPLAGHLDTAVGVGVSGHSMGGMTTHGLLTAWPDARITAAIPMSCVDMGNPSPSVRAKVLFTHGDRDGTCPISSARQAYRELPAAKAFLTFRGAGHSNYFGDSRTVNTFVDWMRWSLYGDIAARDRLRSDATSGTTTWESALS; encoded by the coding sequence ATGACCATGCAACGGCGCAGTTTCCTGACCCTGAGCGCAGCCGGAGCTGCGGGCGCAGGCCTGTCACTGCTCGGCACAGGGCAAGCAGGCGCCGTCGCAAGCGCCGGAGCTCCGACCCAGCGGTTCGCGGTCGGCGTGCGGCCATATGCCTGGAGCCGCGGCAGCCGCCGGTGGACCACCTACGTCTACTACCCCGCCACCGGCACTCCCGGTGGCTCCCCGGTCACCAACGCACCCGTGGCCCAAGGCGTCTTCCCGGTCTGTGAGTTCATGCACGGCTTCAGCAGCAGCCCGCAGAATTCCCTGGCGATCATCCGACCTCTGGCCGAGGCCGGCTTCGTGGTCCCCGCCCCCCACTTCGCCAACCTCAGTGGCCAGGACGTCTACAACGGCAACCAGTCCAAGGACGTTTCCGAGGTCATCACCCGGACCCTCGCCCTGAACACGGCCGGAGACCCGCTGGCCGGCCACCTCGACACAGCGGTCGGAGTCGGTGTCTCCGGCCACTCGATGGGCGGCATGACCACCCACGGCCTGCTCACGGCCTGGCCGGACGCGCGGATCACCGCCGCGATCCCCATGTCCTGTGTGGACATGGGCAACCCGAGCCCGTCGGTCCGCGCCAAGGTCCTGTTCACGCACGGCGACCGGGACGGAACGTGCCCGATCTCCTCCGCCCGTCAGGCATACCGCGAACTGCCCGCCGCCAAGGCGTTCCTCACCTTCCGCGGCGCCGGCCACAGCAACTACTTCGGCGACTCCCGCACTGTCAACACCTTCGTGGACTGGATGCGGTGGAGTCTGTACGGCGACATCGCGGCCCGCGACCGCCTGCGCTCCGACGCCACCTCCGGCACGACCACTTGGGAATCAGCCCTGAGCTGA
- a CDS encoding PaaX family transcriptional regulator, translating into MPNLSHLEEIFSDEGDGAAGPVRSPGWQSTVSPQGLAVTLIADYTFPVRSWLPSAAIVALLGEFHVTPGAARTTISRLMRRGVLEGSRQGRYSSYRLTSQAAVDLWSGASSIATFTTQPDSWDGRWTLIAFSVPEQESTRRRALRTALRWRGFAPLYDALWVSPHPLTPKGRIEVADLARGAVTVFRARQEELDTAVDRNPVEAWDLTGIAEHYHAFISRWSGLLPHISADGVTGADAVRARTEVMHAYRHFPILDPLLPIGLLPSDWPRSRAREVCVAVYDGLLQPAQDHVRAVVTRFSEGPHLDIRAHTIAGMSAGIGHG; encoded by the coding sequence TTGCCGAACCTGTCCCACCTCGAGGAGATCTTCTCCGACGAGGGTGACGGCGCCGCCGGCCCCGTACGGTCGCCCGGCTGGCAGAGCACCGTCTCGCCACAGGGCCTCGCGGTGACGTTGATCGCCGACTACACGTTCCCCGTCCGGTCCTGGCTGCCGTCAGCGGCAATCGTGGCGCTGCTCGGCGAGTTCCATGTGACCCCGGGCGCCGCCCGTACGACGATCAGCAGACTGATGCGCCGTGGGGTGCTGGAGGGCAGCCGGCAAGGGCGGTACAGCTCCTACCGGCTGACGTCTCAGGCCGCCGTCGATCTGTGGAGCGGCGCCAGCTCGATCGCCACCTTCACCACTCAGCCCGACTCGTGGGACGGGCGGTGGACACTGATCGCCTTCTCCGTTCCGGAACAGGAGAGCACGCGGCGGCGGGCGTTGCGCACCGCGCTGCGTTGGCGCGGGTTCGCGCCGCTGTACGACGCGCTCTGGGTGTCGCCGCACCCCCTGACCCCCAAGGGGCGGATCGAGGTGGCCGACCTGGCGCGAGGAGCGGTGACCGTGTTCCGCGCGCGGCAGGAGGAACTGGACACGGCGGTCGACCGCAACCCGGTCGAGGCGTGGGACCTCACCGGCATCGCCGAGCACTATCACGCGTTCATCAGTCGCTGGAGCGGCTTGCTCCCGCACATCAGCGCCGACGGCGTCACCGGTGCCGACGCGGTGCGCGCACGGACCGAGGTCATGCACGCTTACCGGCACTTCCCCATTTTGGACCCGTTGCTCCCCATCGGGCTGCTGCCGTCCGACTGGCCCCGGTCACGGGCGCGGGAAGTCTGCGTCGCGGTGTACGACGGGCTCCTCCAGCCCGCCCAGGACCATGTCCGCGCCGTGGTGACCCGATTCTCGGAGGGACCGCACCTCGACATCAGGGCCCATACGATCGCCGGCATGAGTGCCGGTATCGGTCACGGCTGA
- a CDS encoding serine/threonine-protein kinase — MELLDESDPGTVGGYPLLARLGEGGMGRVYLSRTVSGRPLALKTVRAEFGREPGFEERFAREIRNSDQVRSPWTPAVVDYSPVGQRPQWLATEYVAAPSLAEWVRQYGPLPEQSVLALAAELFGALGAVHGAGLAHRDVKPSNVLLGRRSPLLIDFGIARAREDTRHTRTGGVIGTPGYLAPEQASAGESGAPGDVFSLAAVLVYAATGRGPFSRPAEEFSPAVLLYRIVHQEPNLDGVPAALIPFLRSCLAKHPEQRPTPADVSVLLERLGGRCGTWTQLLPEALEKDLAVREEEADALVSTTVRSPSVPAVSRGPEDGPAPAAAGTAVLPPSDAVRRWLSSRTGRVVAGTTVAALMATAGTFVVQPFSDDDASGGTPSSSAPTSLPAAWAGTWVGTGPGNPTPESFSLPRTNRFSVTLTLHPAQRGELAGKQVSHVTEVNTGLELGCTETLQLREVRKDSMVLKAVTSQPTDPSAEVGCPSGNVYVVTMTDRDTLSLSDEGDQSAGAPSTLTRR; from the coding sequence GTGGAATTGCTGGACGAGTCTGATCCGGGGACCGTTGGGGGATATCCCCTGCTGGCGCGGCTCGGTGAGGGTGGCATGGGGCGGGTGTATCTGTCCCGAACGGTGTCGGGGCGTCCCCTGGCACTGAAGACGGTGCGCGCCGAGTTCGGACGGGAGCCGGGGTTCGAGGAGCGGTTCGCGCGGGAAATCCGAAACAGCGACCAAGTGCGCTCTCCTTGGACACCCGCGGTGGTGGACTACAGCCCGGTGGGGCAGCGCCCGCAGTGGCTCGCCACCGAGTACGTGGCCGCGCCGTCCCTGGCGGAGTGGGTACGGCAGTACGGCCCGCTGCCCGAGCAGAGCGTACTGGCACTGGCGGCCGAGCTTTTCGGGGCGCTGGGAGCGGTACACGGGGCCGGGCTGGCCCACCGGGATGTCAAGCCGTCCAATGTGCTGCTGGGCCGCCGCAGTCCGTTGCTCATCGACTTCGGGATCGCACGCGCGAGGGAGGACACGCGGCACACGAGGACTGGCGGTGTGATCGGTACCCCCGGCTATCTGGCACCGGAGCAGGCGAGCGCCGGGGAATCGGGTGCGCCCGGTGATGTGTTCTCGCTGGCTGCGGTGCTGGTGTACGCGGCAACGGGCCGGGGCCCGTTCTCCCGCCCCGCCGAGGAGTTCTCGCCTGCGGTGCTGCTCTACCGCATCGTGCATCAGGAGCCGAACCTCGACGGCGTTCCGGCGGCCCTGATCCCGTTCTTGCGGTCCTGTCTGGCCAAGCACCCCGAGCAGCGGCCCACGCCCGCCGATGTGAGCGTTCTGCTGGAACGCCTGGGCGGCCGGTGCGGTACCTGGACGCAGTTGCTGCCCGAGGCGCTGGAAAAGGATCTCGCCGTGCGCGAGGAGGAGGCGGACGCGTTGGTCTCCACGACAGTGCGATCGCCATCTGTGCCGGCTGTGTCACGTGGGCCCGAAGACGGCCCGGCCCCGGCCGCCGCGGGGACGGCCGTCCTGCCGCCTTCCGACGCTGTGCGACGGTGGCTGTCAAGCCGTACCGGCCGGGTGGTCGCCGGGACCACGGTCGCGGCCTTGATGGCCACGGCGGGCACGTTCGTCGTGCAGCCCTTCTCCGACGATGACGCGTCCGGCGGGACGCCTTCGTCGTCCGCGCCTACATCGCTTCCCGCGGCCTGGGCAGGTACATGGGTCGGTACCGGGCCGGGCAATCCCACCCCTGAAAGTTTCAGTCTGCCCCGGACCAATCGGTTCTCCGTCACTTTGACTCTCCACCCGGCACAACGGGGTGAGCTGGCGGGCAAGCAGGTCAGCCACGTGACCGAGGTGAACACCGGCCTTGAGCTGGGATGCACCGAGACACTGCAATTGCGGGAGGTACGCAAGGACTCGATGGTCCTCAAGGCTGTCACCAGCCAACCCACCGACCCGTCGGCCGAAGTCGGCTGCCCCAGCGGCAATGTCTACGTCGTCACGATGACCGACCGAGACACCCTGAGCCTGAGCGACGAGGGTGACCAGTCCGCCGGGGCGCCGTCCACCCTCACCCGGCGCTGA
- a CDS encoding PmoA family protein has protein sequence MNALEIRHDLGTSVRVRDGGTELFRYVYRPDTVQLESPKPYIHPLRTRAGKVVSLFRPHDHVWHKGIAWSLPHVGEENFWGGPTYIHGRFYVQLENNGTQAHRRVVDLDRADGTATFAHDLDWTTQSGALFFTERRTLRASLISPHAWALTFETQMTNVSGTDVSMGSPTTKGRENAGYGGLFWRGPRSFTGGQFVTEEGLGGDEVRGRRMEWMGFAGRHDETDAQSLVLMVDDAANPSHPPQWFARTEEFACLNPAPFFSEEVTVEDGATVRFRYGVGIADADADAAPALADEVRRVLARSDTPSAHVTESSSGRFATE, from the coding sequence ATGAACGCTCTTGAGATCCGCCACGACCTGGGTACCTCGGTCAGGGTCCGCGACGGCGGCACCGAGTTGTTCCGCTACGTGTACCGGCCGGACACCGTCCAACTGGAATCGCCCAAGCCCTACATCCACCCCCTGCGCACCCGGGCCGGCAAGGTCGTCAGCCTGTTCCGGCCCCACGACCATGTGTGGCACAAGGGCATCGCCTGGTCCCTGCCCCACGTGGGCGAGGAGAACTTCTGGGGCGGTCCCACGTACATCCACGGACGCTTCTACGTGCAGCTGGAGAACAACGGAACCCAGGCCCACCGCCGGGTCGTCGACCTGGACAGGGCCGATGGCACGGCGACGTTCGCCCACGACCTGGACTGGACCACCCAGTCCGGCGCGCTGTTCTTCACCGAGCGCAGGACGCTGCGGGCGAGCCTGATCTCCCCGCACGCCTGGGCGTTGACGTTCGAGACGCAGATGACCAACGTCTCCGGAACGGACGTCTCCATGGGGTCCCCGACCACCAAGGGCCGGGAGAACGCCGGCTACGGCGGCCTGTTCTGGCGTGGCCCCCGGTCGTTCACCGGCGGACAGTTCGTGACCGAGGAAGGCCTGGGCGGCGACGAGGTCCGCGGGCGGCGCATGGAGTGGATGGGCTTCGCGGGCCGCCATGACGAGACGGACGCGCAGTCGCTCGTGCTCATGGTCGACGACGCGGCCAACCCGAGTCACCCGCCGCAGTGGTTCGCCCGGACCGAGGAGTTCGCCTGCCTCAACCCGGCACCGTTCTTCAGCGAGGAGGTGACCGTCGAGGACGGCGCGACCGTGCGGTTCCGCTACGGCGTCGGGATCGCCGATGCCGACGCGGACGCGGCTCCCGCACTCGCCGACGAGGTACGCCGGGTGCTCGCACGGTCGGACACGCCGTCCGCTCATGTCACAGAGTCCTCTTCAGGACGCTTCGCGACGGAGTGA
- a CDS encoding Gfo/Idh/MocA family protein translates to MPSPRPPYRVAIIGTGGIAHAHAEALTELSERARLVAVADLDPTRAAEFADRFSVPHVFDDPQALLDSEDLDLVHICTPPQTHVPLASMVMRAGVTALVEKPTALSLREMDQLAAVQEQTGSKVLTVFQHRYGAAAVRLRRLADSGALGRPLVATCETLWYRPDAYFEVPWRGRWDVEGGGPTMGHGIHQFDLMLSVLGPWSQIAALAERQARPTDTEDVSIAAVRFDNGALATVVNSLLSPRETSRLRFDFEYATVELEHLYGYREEHWRFTPAPGHEGLSDLWTDGAEPDITSGHRLQIEAVFDAWESGQEPGVCLQEARRTLEFAAATYASAFRGVRVSAGDLTDDDPFALSMDGGAVPWEPVKEALV, encoded by the coding sequence ATGCCCAGCCCCCGGCCGCCGTACCGCGTGGCCATCATCGGCACCGGCGGTATCGCCCACGCTCATGCCGAAGCCCTCACCGAACTCTCCGAACGTGCCCGGCTGGTCGCCGTCGCCGACCTCGACCCCACCCGTGCCGCCGAGTTCGCCGACCGATTCTCCGTGCCGCACGTCTTCGACGACCCGCAGGCTCTGCTGGACAGCGAAGACCTCGATCTCGTACACATCTGTACGCCCCCGCAGACTCATGTACCGCTGGCATCCATGGTGATGCGGGCCGGCGTCACCGCCCTGGTGGAGAAGCCGACGGCGCTGAGCCTGCGCGAGATGGACCAACTGGCCGCGGTGCAGGAGCAGACCGGCTCCAAGGTGCTGACCGTCTTCCAGCACCGCTACGGCGCGGCGGCGGTACGCCTGCGCCGGCTGGCCGACTCCGGCGCACTGGGCCGGCCACTGGTCGCCACCTGCGAGACCCTCTGGTACCGGCCCGACGCGTACTTCGAGGTGCCGTGGCGGGGACGCTGGGACGTCGAGGGCGGCGGCCCCACGATGGGACACGGCATCCACCAGTTCGACCTCATGCTGTCGGTCCTCGGCCCCTGGTCCCAGATCGCCGCACTCGCCGAGCGCCAGGCCCGGCCCACGGACACCGAGGACGTCTCGATCGCCGCCGTCCGGTTCGACAACGGAGCCCTCGCCACAGTGGTCAACTCCCTGCTGTCCCCCCGGGAGACCTCGCGCCTGCGCTTCGACTTCGAGTACGCCACGGTCGAACTCGAACACCTCTACGGCTACCGCGAGGAACACTGGCGGTTCACCCCGGCCCCCGGCCACGAGGGTCTCTCGGACCTCTGGACCGACGGTGCCGAGCCGGACATCACGAGCGGACACAGGCTCCAGATCGAGGCCGTGTTCGACGCCTGGGAGAGCGGACAGGAACCCGGCGTCTGCCTGCAAGAGGCGCGTCGCACGCTGGAGTTCGCGGCGGCGACGTACGCCTCGGCCTTCCGCGGTGTCCGCGTCAGCGCGGGCGATCTGACCGACGACGACCCGTTCGCGCTCAGCATGGACGGCGGCGCCGTGCCGTGGGAGCCGGTCAAGGAGGCCCTCGTATGA
- a CDS encoding ABC transporter substrate-binding protein: MNPSPFRRVAIGAVASLSLVLTACSGGSSGSAPKLGDKPVTIRATWWGADARAQLTDEVIKAFEKKYPNIKVKGQYKDWNGYWDALATTTAAKDSPDVVQMDELYLASYADRGALYDLGKAKKLLSTSQFDDQALATGQIDGTQYALPVGVGVMSILVNTDMFKKYGVKVPDDKTWTWDDYAKTAKELTDKSGGKIHGAAGAPGFSAGDVKYWARQHGENLFDKDGNVSLKPETLAGMWKYGLDLLSSGASVNTSTMVEDLTAGVTAGSFATGKAAMMGAYNTQITAIQQAAGAHVQLLQMPRVGDTKANFFKPSMYWAVSSQSAHPAEAAAFINFMLNDPKAADILKTERGIPANKAMLKHLQPTLAGTDKAAADYMNAVTPGESPVVTPNGGSGIEPELQRYSQEVYFKKTSPEAAAKAFIKELQGEIDAAK; the protein is encoded by the coding sequence ATGAACCCCAGCCCCTTCAGACGCGTCGCGATCGGGGCGGTCGCCTCACTCTCGCTCGTACTGACCGCTTGCAGCGGCGGCAGCAGCGGCTCCGCTCCCAAGCTCGGCGACAAGCCGGTCACCATCCGCGCCACCTGGTGGGGAGCGGACGCCCGCGCCCAGCTCACCGACGAGGTCATCAAGGCGTTCGAGAAGAAGTACCCCAACATCAAGGTCAAGGGCCAGTACAAGGACTGGAACGGCTACTGGGACGCGCTCGCCACGACGACCGCGGCGAAGGATTCTCCCGACGTCGTCCAGATGGACGAGCTGTACCTCGCCTCGTACGCCGACCGCGGAGCGCTGTACGACCTCGGCAAGGCCAAGAAGCTCCTCAGCACGTCACAGTTCGACGACCAGGCCCTGGCCACCGGACAGATCGACGGAACGCAGTACGCGCTTCCCGTCGGCGTCGGCGTCATGTCCATCCTCGTGAACACCGACATGTTCAAGAAGTACGGCGTGAAGGTTCCCGACGACAAGACGTGGACGTGGGACGACTACGCCAAGACCGCCAAGGAGCTGACGGACAAGAGCGGCGGCAAGATCCACGGTGCGGCCGGCGCGCCCGGCTTCTCCGCCGGCGACGTCAAGTACTGGGCTCGTCAGCACGGTGAGAACCTCTTCGACAAGGACGGCAACGTCTCCCTGAAGCCCGAGACGCTCGCCGGCATGTGGAAGTACGGCCTGGACCTGCTCTCCTCCGGCGCCAGCGTCAACACGTCGACGATGGTCGAGGACCTGACCGCGGGTGTCACCGCCGGCAGCTTCGCCACCGGCAAGGCGGCAATGATGGGCGCGTACAACACCCAGATCACCGCCATCCAGCAGGCCGCGGGCGCCCATGTGCAACTGCTGCAGATGCCTCGTGTCGGCGACACCAAGGCGAACTTCTTCAAGCCCTCCATGTACTGGGCGGTCTCGAGCCAGAGCGCGCACCCGGCCGAAGCGGCCGCGTTCATCAACTTCATGCTCAACGACCCCAAGGCCGCCGACATCCTCAAGACGGAGCGCGGCATCCCCGCCAACAAGGCGATGCTGAAGCACCTCCAGCCGACTCTGGCCGGGACCGACAAGGCGGCGGCCGACTACATGAACGCCGTGACCCCGGGTGAGTCGCCGGTCGTGACCCCCAACGGCGGAAGCGGCATCGAACCGGAGCTGCAGCGCTACAGCCAGGAGGTCTACTTCAAGAAGACCTCGCCGGAAGCCGCCGCGAAGGCCTTCATCAAGGAGCTCCAGGGCGAGATCGACGCGGCCAAGTGA
- a CDS encoding carbohydrate ABC transporter permease, with the protein MRAPLKHCLLALCALTMLYPVLWMVVSSLRPNSEIFRSAGLALTHPRFENYSNGWNAFSQPFSHYMINSAIVVTGAILGNLLACSLAAYAFARLEFRAKRVLFAIMLVTIMLPIHVIIVPQYVLYSELGWVNTFLPLIVPKFLATDAFFIFLMVQFIRGIPREIDEAARIDGAGHARIFFHVILPLMVPALATTAIFTFIWTWNDFYTQLIYLTDPDMYTTPLALRTFVDQQSATDWGSVFAMSVVSLVPVFLVFLAGQRFLLRGIATTGGK; encoded by the coding sequence GTGCGCGCCCCTCTCAAGCACTGCCTGTTGGCCCTCTGCGCCCTGACGATGCTGTACCCCGTCCTGTGGATGGTGGTCAGCTCACTGCGTCCCAACAGTGAGATCTTCCGCAGTGCGGGACTCGCCCTGACGCACCCGCGCTTCGAGAACTACAGCAACGGCTGGAACGCCTTCTCCCAACCGTTCAGTCACTACATGATCAACTCGGCGATCGTCGTCACCGGCGCGATCCTCGGGAACCTCCTCGCCTGCTCCCTGGCCGCGTACGCCTTCGCCAGGCTGGAATTCAGGGCGAAGCGCGTGCTGTTCGCCATCATGCTCGTCACGATCATGCTGCCGATCCACGTGATCATCGTGCCCCAGTACGTCCTCTACTCGGAGCTCGGCTGGGTCAATACGTTCCTGCCCCTGATCGTGCCGAAGTTCCTGGCGACCGACGCCTTCTTCATCTTCCTCATGGTGCAGTTCATCCGTGGCATCCCGCGCGAGATCGACGAGGCGGCGCGGATCGACGGCGCCGGGCACGCGCGGATCTTCTTCCACGTCATCCTGCCGCTGATGGTCCCGGCTCTGGCGACCACCGCGATCTTCACCTTCATCTGGACCTGGAACGACTTCTACACCCAGCTGATCTACCTGACCGACCCGGACATGTACACCACGCCTCTCGCGCTGCGCACCTTCGTCGACCAGCAGAGCGCGACGGACTGGGGCTCGGTGTTCGCCATGAGCGTCGTGTCGCTCGTTCCCGTCTTCCTCGTCTTCCTCGCCGGGCAGCGCTTCCTGCTGCGAGGCATCGCGACCACCGGCGGCAAGTAA
- a CDS encoding carbohydrate ABC transporter permease: MSSINELRRLRGSQRGARQQNKAAFFFLLPWFVGLFGITLGPMLASLYLSFTKYNLLQPPQFNGVENWTRMLDDERLHKSLEVTFSYVLVSVPLQLAMALGLALVLDKGVRGLAFYRSVFYLPSLIGGSVAIAVLWRAMFGTNGLVNEALSLVGIQGQGWISEPGTALSTLVVLNVWTFGSPMVIFLAGLRQIPTSLYEAASVDGAKRWRQFRSITIPLLTPIIFFNLVLQIIHAFQTFTQAFVVSGGTGGPADSTLFFSLYLYQRGFGHFDMGYASALAWVLLLIVAAFTAVNFWASKYWVFYDD, from the coding sequence GTGAGCTCCATCAACGAACTACGCCGGCTGCGCGGGTCCCAACGGGGCGCGCGCCAGCAGAACAAGGCGGCGTTCTTCTTCCTACTGCCATGGTTCGTCGGGCTCTTCGGGATCACTCTCGGCCCGATGCTGGCCTCGCTCTACCTCAGCTTCACCAAGTACAACCTGTTGCAGCCGCCGCAGTTCAACGGAGTCGAGAACTGGACGCGCATGCTCGACGACGAGCGTCTGCACAAGTCGCTCGAAGTGACGTTCAGCTACGTCCTCGTCTCCGTCCCGCTGCAGCTGGCGATGGCCCTCGGGCTCGCCCTGGTGCTGGACAAGGGAGTACGGGGTCTGGCCTTCTACCGCTCCGTCTTCTATCTGCCGTCACTGATCGGTGGCAGCGTGGCGATCGCCGTGCTGTGGCGCGCGATGTTCGGGACCAACGGCCTTGTCAACGAGGCTCTGTCCCTTGTCGGTATCCAGGGGCAGGGCTGGATCTCGGAGCCGGGAACGGCGCTGTCGACCCTCGTCGTCCTCAACGTCTGGACCTTCGGCTCACCCATGGTGATCTTCCTCGCCGGGCTGCGGCAGATTCCGACCTCCCTCTACGAGGCGGCCTCCGTCGACGGCGCGAAGCGCTGGCGCCAGTTCCGCAGCATCACCATTCCGCTGCTGACACCCATCATCTTCTTCAACCTGGTGCTGCAGATCATCCACGCCTTCCAGACCTTCACCCAGGCCTTCGTGGTCTCCGGCGGTACCGGAGGGCCCGCCGACTCCACCCTCTTCTTCTCGCTGTACCTGTACCAGCGCGGGTTCGGCCACTTCGACATGGGATACGCGTCCGCGCTCGCGTGGGTCCTGCTCCTCATCGTCGCGGCCTTCACCGCCGTCAACTTCTGGGCCTCAAAGTACTGGGTGTTCTACGATGACTGA
- a CDS encoding LacI family DNA-binding transcriptional regulator has protein sequence MARLAGVSPQTVSRYLRFNGGLKPATLERVEKAIRELDYRPNLVARSMRTRKTGRLAILMPAMAFNPSRMLAGAGATAQDAGFFVDVVSAGGGVAARSDRLLELADSGQYEGLLSLAPVLPDVESKLHQRTAVVISADFDDEMRGIGQLADATPLVRMIEHLAALGHSRFLHVAGDVQFASARARKQSYLETVERLGVESVGVFDGDWSGESGIEAIRSLPSHTRPTAVIAANDLVAAGVVRGARERGWDVPGDLSVTGWDNAGVGQFMTPSLTTVDVELEQLGSTAMAKLIAGLGGSAPEATEGSLFRIIWRESTAEPHAAGRLSRGR, from the coding sequence GTGGCGCGGCTCGCCGGTGTGTCACCCCAGACGGTGTCGCGGTATCTGCGGTTCAACGGCGGACTGAAGCCGGCGACCCTGGAACGCGTGGAGAAGGCCATACGGGAGCTGGACTACCGTCCCAACCTGGTGGCGCGGTCGATGCGCACACGGAAGACCGGCCGCCTGGCGATCCTCATGCCCGCCATGGCCTTCAACCCCTCGCGCATGCTGGCGGGTGCCGGTGCGACGGCGCAGGACGCAGGGTTCTTCGTCGATGTCGTGAGCGCCGGGGGCGGCGTAGCCGCAAGGAGCGACCGCCTGCTGGAGCTCGCCGATTCGGGACAGTACGAGGGCCTCCTCTCCCTCGCTCCCGTGCTTCCCGACGTGGAGAGCAAACTGCACCAGAGGACGGCCGTGGTGATCTCGGCCGACTTCGACGACGAGATGCGCGGCATCGGGCAACTGGCCGACGCCACGCCCCTGGTGCGGATGATCGAGCACCTGGCGGCGCTCGGTCACTCCCGGTTCCTCCATGTGGCCGGCGACGTGCAGTTCGCCTCCGCGAGGGCGCGCAAGCAGAGCTATCTGGAGACCGTCGAACGCCTTGGCGTCGAGTCCGTCGGTGTTTTCGACGGAGACTGGTCGGGAGAGTCCGGCATCGAGGCGATACGGTCGCTCCCGAGCCATACGCGGCCGACCGCGGTGATCGCGGCCAATGACCTCGTCGCCGCCGGTGTCGTCCGGGGCGCCCGGGAGCGCGGCTGGGACGTGCCCGGCGACCTCAGCGTGACAGGTTGGGACAACGCCGGGGTCGGGCAGTTCATGACCCCGTCCCTGACGACTGTCGACGTGGAGCTCGAACAACTGGGCAGTACGGCCATGGCCAAGCTGATCGCGGGTCTGGGGGGCAGTGCGCCCGAGGCGACGGAGGGCTCCCTGTTCCGGATCATCTGGCGGGAGTCGACGGCCGAGCCGCATGCGGCAGGGCGTCTCAGCCGCGGGCGGTGA
- a CDS encoding cupin domain-containing protein yields the protein MNTTNTGLPGGVAISHLSVYDWPAADGACGGTPHMHLACSEAYVVTGGRGAVQTLTSSGYEVTPLHAGTVAWFTPGTIHRLVNEGDLRITVLMQNSGLPEAGDAVLTLPPEYLKDPETYARATAIPADAPEEEQERVARARRDLALEGYRALREAEGPQALAAFHRAAAALVRPRIADWRERWRQGAEASAAATAAQLDWLERGESPHLADAAVSSEQPSACGKFGMCGRLDVYAN from the coding sequence ATGAACACAACCAACACCGGACTGCCCGGGGGCGTCGCCATCTCGCATCTGTCGGTGTACGACTGGCCTGCCGCCGACGGAGCGTGCGGCGGCACGCCTCACATGCACCTGGCGTGTTCAGAGGCTTACGTCGTCACCGGCGGACGCGGGGCCGTGCAGACGCTGACCTCTTCCGGGTACGAGGTCACTCCGCTCCACGCCGGCACGGTCGCCTGGTTCACGCCGGGCACCATCCACCGGCTGGTCAACGAGGGTGATCTGCGGATCACCGTTCTCATGCAGAACAGCGGGCTGCCGGAGGCGGGGGACGCGGTCCTCACGCTGCCCCCGGAGTACCTGAAGGATCCGGAGACGTACGCCCGCGCCACCGCCATCCCGGCCGACGCGCCCGAGGAGGAGCAGGAGCGCGTCGCCCGGGCCCGGCGGGACCTCGCTCTGGAGGGCTACCGGGCACTTCGGGAGGCCGAGGGTCCACAGGCCCTGGCCGCGTTCCACCGTGCCGCCGCCGCACTGGTAAGGCCCCGCATCGCCGATTGGCGCGAGCGGTGGCGACAAGGTGCCGAGGCCTCCGCCGCGGCCACTGCGGCGCAGCTCGACTGGCTGGAGCGGGGGGAGTCCCCCCATCTCGCAGATGCCGCCGTGAGCTCCGAACAGCCTTCCGCTTGTGGGAAGTTCGGCATGTGCGGTCGGCTTGACGTCTACGCGAACTGA